A window of Elusimicrobiota bacterium contains these coding sequences:
- a CDS encoding UDP-2,3-diacylglucosamine diphosphatase produces MTWKTPPPPLSSNGSAAGSNSFRSAEAARSGPRRHRTLWISDVHLGTWGSKASLLIDFLKHNDAETLYLVGDIVDGWWLRRVWHWPQTHNDVVQKILRKARKGTKVIFLPGNHDEMARDFLGLSLGGIKIHDRVVHSTADGRRLLVLHGDQFDGLLNHAQWLSLLGSGAYEVALGLNHVVNAVRRKFGLPYWSLASFLKHKTKKAVGFMNRFEETVAREARRLGVDGVVCGHIHRPEIRTIDGILYANDGDWVESCTALAEDFQGRLEILRWPSPAAAPAPRSASTALSHA; encoded by the coding sequence ATGACTTGGAAAACCCCGCCCCCGCCGTTGTCGTCGAACGGCAGCGCCGCCGGATCCAATTCGTTCCGGTCCGCCGAGGCCGCCCGCTCCGGCCCCCGCCGGCACCGAACGCTTTGGATATCCGACGTCCACTTGGGAACCTGGGGAAGCAAAGCCTCCCTTCTCATCGATTTTCTAAAGCACAACGACGCCGAGACGCTCTATCTGGTCGGCGACATCGTGGACGGTTGGTGGCTGCGGCGGGTGTGGCATTGGCCCCAGACGCACAACGACGTCGTTCAAAAAATTCTTCGCAAGGCCCGAAAGGGGACAAAAGTGATTTTCCTCCCCGGAAACCACGATGAAATGGCCCGGGATTTTTTGGGGTTGTCGTTGGGGGGGATCAAGATCCACGACCGCGTCGTTCACTCCACGGCCGACGGCCGCCGTCTTCTCGTCCTCCACGGAGACCAATTCGATGGGTTGTTGAACCACGCCCAATGGCTGTCTTTGTTGGGGTCCGGGGCCTACGAAGTGGCCCTGGGGCTCAACCACGTGGTGAACGCCGTTCGACGGAAATTTGGATTGCCCTATTGGTCCTTGGCGTCGTTCTTGAAGCACAAGACCAAAAAAGCCGTGGGGTTCATGAACCGTTTTGAAGAGACGGTGGCCCGGGAGGCCCGCCGGCTGGGGGTGGACGGGGTCGTCTGCGGGCACATCCACCGGCCGGAGATCCGCACCATCGACGGAATCCTTTACGCCAACGACGGCGACTGGGTGGAAAGTTGCACCGCCCTGGCCGAGGATTTTCAAGGACGCCTTGAAATTCTACGCTGGCCGTCCCCGGCGGCCGCCCCGGCGCCCCGATCGGCTTCGACGGCGTTGTCCCATGCCTGA
- a CDS encoding UDP-N-acetylglucosamine--LPS N-acetylglucosamine transferase: protein MPDRPPSVAVLYASVGGGHGRAAQAVAAALREMRPGARIDVIDVLAHTNRAFRHFYGRAYFQVYAKAPHLIGYLYDWLDRPPTSDNPLGDRFRRILQRANLSSFYDRLRSESWDAIINTHFLPAEIVAGLRRQGILRTPQATVVTDFDAHRLWVQSPTDRYFVASAEARATLRHWGVPAARVDVTGIPIDPVFSVPLSKEAARRRLGLDLGRRTVLQLAGGLGVGPVETVFRALLDIQQPLSLVVAAGTNDAAVRALGRVPAPPRHRVRVLKFRTDIDQWMAAADLVISKPGGLTSAECLARGVPLAIVHPIPGQESRNSDFLLEAGAAIKINTLPTLPHKLAHHLFNSPRLAAMSQKALHAARPRAAFEVARRTFDMIQKPVSSR, encoded by the coding sequence ATGCCTGATCGTCCCCCGAGCGTCGCGGTCCTTTACGCCTCGGTGGGGGGAGGGCACGGCCGCGCCGCCCAGGCGGTGGCGGCGGCCCTCCGGGAAATGCGCCCCGGGGCGCGGATCGACGTCATCGACGTGTTGGCCCACACGAACCGGGCCTTTCGCCATTTTTATGGCCGCGCCTATTTTCAAGTTTACGCGAAAGCCCCCCACCTCATCGGGTATCTCTACGATTGGCTCGACCGGCCGCCGACGTCCGACAACCCGTTGGGGGACCGGTTCCGCCGCATCCTTCAGCGGGCCAATCTATCGTCTTTTTACGATCGCCTCCGAAGCGAATCCTGGGACGCGATCATCAACACGCATTTTCTGCCCGCCGAAATTGTGGCCGGCTTGCGCCGGCAAGGGATCCTTCGAACCCCCCAGGCGACGGTCGTCACGGATTTCGACGCCCACCGTCTTTGGGTTCAGTCGCCGACCGACCGGTATTTCGTGGCGAGCGCGGAGGCCCGGGCGACGCTCCGCCATTGGGGCGTCCCCGCCGCCCGGGTCGACGTGACCGGAATTCCGATCGACCCGGTCTTCAGCGTTCCTCTTTCCAAAGAAGCGGCCCGCCGGCGCTTGGGTTTGGATCTCGGGCGTCGGACCGTCTTGCAATTGGCCGGGGGGCTCGGGGTGGGACCGGTGGAAACGGTTTTTCGGGCGTTGCTCGACATTCAGCAACCCCTCAGCCTGGTGGTGGCCGCGGGAACCAACGACGCCGCCGTCCGGGCCCTCGGGCGGGTTCCCGCGCCGCCGCGCCACCGGGTGCGGGTGTTGAAATTCCGAACGGATATCGACCAATGGATGGCGGCCGCGGACCTCGTTATTTCAAAGCCCGGCGGTCTGACCTCCGCCGAATGCCTGGCCCGGGGGGTTCCCCTCGCGATCGTGCATCCGATCCCGGGGCAGGAAAGCCGCAACAGCGATTTTCTTTTAGAGGCCGGCGCGGCCATTAAGATCAACACCTTGCCGACCCTTCCCCACAAATTGGCTCATCATCTTTTCAATTCCCCGCGCTTGGCCGCGATGTCTCAGAAAGCGTTGCACGCCGCGCGCCCTCGGGCCGCTTTTGAGGTGGCCCGTCGGACGTTCGACATGATTCAAAAGCCGGTCTCCTCCCGCTGA
- the nrdR gene encoding transcriptional repressor NrdR yields MRCPACDHPEDRVIDSRPLESASVIRRRRSCVHCGKRFTTYERVESTPLMVVKRDNRREPFRREKMREGIVRACQKRPISPAAIEKLVSEVEYSLQDFVLEVPSPVIGERILKKLIDLDPVAYVRFASVYRQFGDLETFMSELRKLKRGHDRRTRLTLRPPVRFGGSDAAAARGPASDRPRLTATPDKISSV; encoded by the coding sequence ATGAGATGCCCCGCTTGCGACCATCCTGAAGACCGCGTGATCGACAGCCGTCCGCTGGAGTCCGCCTCCGTGATCCGGCGGCGCCGTTCTTGCGTCCATTGCGGCAAACGCTTCACCACCTACGAACGGGTGGAATCCACCCCCTTGATGGTGGTCAAGCGCGACAACCGACGGGAACCCTTCCGCCGCGAAAAAATGCGCGAAGGCATCGTCCGCGCCTGCCAGAAGCGCCCGATTTCCCCCGCGGCCATTGAAAAACTCGTGTCCGAAGTGGAATACAGCCTGCAAGACTTCGTGTTGGAAGTGCCCAGCCCGGTGATCGGCGAGCGGATTTTAAAGAAGCTCATCGATCTCGACCCCGTGGCCTACGTGCGCTTCGCTTCCGTGTACCGCCAGTTCGGCGATTTGGAAACGTTCATGAGCGAGCTTCGCAAGCTCAAACGCGGCCACGATCGCCGGACCCGCTTGACCCTGCGCCCGCCGGTCCGCTTCGGCGGTTCCGACGCCGCCGCCGCGCGCGGCCCCGCGTCGGACCGTCCCCGGTTGACCGCGACGCCGGATAAAATTTCATCCGTTTAA
- a CDS encoding adenosylcobalamin-dependent ribonucleoside-diphosphate reductase, with translation MNPVDMKARPQDTAKTRPAVRLTENQRKVIQDKYLRTDPSPEVWLERVAANIALAELLHAAESDGWRLWDGVKRKAVDLPTRRGQKSRMNLLHHGLLSSDERDKNFFTFLGNLRKAATEIPEARTLTEEWRDKFYGMMARFDFLPNSPTLMNAGRDLQQLSACYVLPVPDTMEGIADALKAQALIHKSGGGTGFSFQRLRPSGDVVKSTKGTASGSISFMQIFDKMTDVVKQGGTRRGANMGILPYWHPEIEEFIHMKEKPGVMENFNVSVTVDEKFMTAVEKGEDYDLLNPRTMEPTGKKMNAREVFDHMVDSAWKSGDPGIIFIDRINNSPSNPTPHLGQIESTNPCGEQPLLPNEPCNLGSINLSNFVEGDLTQGKMNWERLGETVALAVRFLDDVIEVNNYPLPQIEELSKGNRRIGLGVMGWAEALIKMGISYDTDDCLNMAKEVMGFVNDKALEASEVLAEERGAFPNWKGSIFDPDSKHFRGAEHLPRHCARTTIAPTGTIGLAAGLQGAGIEPFFAIAYTRYNAKALDALKKGEKPSESDVFHEVNPLFREVARRNGYFGLPENDLWKKIEANHKSVRGVKEIPDRFQKLFASSHDVAVPFHVLIQAAFQTHTDNAVSKTINMPSTATRDDVKEAYWLSYKMGCKGITIYRDGSKSQQVLNLGGAQAEKPKARDASRGMSSEYYEIRTGHGGLHVHIDYDEEGPYRLFTSLSPLGTDISGLTSVVGIMISKYLETGGDPKRILKHLNSVKGDRPFGFGAQRVDSIPHAIAIALRTHLQKHGKMETPPTEAAGGEKGLELWNRSSALYCPDCFSSNVAQQSGCTGVTCFDCGHSECS, from the coding sequence ATGAACCCCGTTGATATGAAAGCGCGCCCCCAGGACACCGCCAAAACCCGTCCCGCCGTCCGGCTCACGGAGAACCAGCGGAAAGTCATCCAGGACAAATACCTTCGGACCGACCCCTCGCCCGAAGTCTGGTTGGAGCGCGTGGCCGCCAACATCGCCTTGGCGGAACTCCTGCACGCGGCCGAATCCGACGGATGGCGTCTGTGGGACGGCGTGAAGCGGAAAGCGGTCGACCTGCCGACCCGCCGGGGCCAAAAAAGCCGGATGAACCTCCTGCACCACGGCCTTCTCTCCTCGGACGAGCGGGACAAAAACTTTTTCACTTTCCTGGGCAATCTCCGCAAAGCCGCCACCGAGATCCCCGAAGCCCGGACCCTGACCGAAGAATGGCGGGACAAATTTTACGGCATGATGGCCCGCTTCGACTTCTTGCCCAACTCGCCCACCCTCATGAACGCCGGCCGGGACCTGCAGCAGCTTTCCGCCTGCTACGTTCTCCCCGTGCCCGACACCATGGAAGGCATCGCCGACGCCTTGAAGGCCCAGGCCTTGATCCACAAGTCCGGCGGCGGCACCGGGTTCTCCTTCCAACGCCTGCGCCCCTCGGGCGACGTGGTGAAATCCACCAAAGGCACGGCCTCGGGCTCCATCAGTTTCATGCAGATCTTCGACAAGATGACCGACGTGGTCAAGCAGGGCGGCACCCGCCGCGGCGCCAACATGGGCATCCTGCCCTACTGGCACCCCGAAATCGAAGAATTCATCCACATGAAGGAAAAACCGGGCGTCATGGAAAACTTCAACGTCTCGGTGACCGTGGACGAGAAGTTCATGACCGCCGTGGAAAAAGGCGAGGACTACGACCTCCTGAACCCCCGCACCATGGAGCCCACGGGCAAGAAGATGAACGCCCGGGAAGTTTTCGACCACATGGTGGACAGCGCCTGGAAATCCGGCGATCCCGGGATCATTTTCATCGACCGCATCAACAATTCCCCCTCGAACCCGACCCCGCACCTGGGCCAAATCGAAAGCACGAACCCCTGCGGCGAGCAGCCGCTCCTCCCCAACGAGCCCTGCAACCTGGGGTCCATCAACCTGTCGAATTTCGTCGAAGGCGACCTCACCCAGGGCAAAATGAACTGGGAGCGCCTGGGCGAGACCGTGGCCCTGGCCGTCCGTTTTCTGGACGACGTGATCGAAGTGAACAATTACCCCCTGCCGCAGATCGAGGAGCTTTCCAAGGGCAACCGGCGGATCGGTTTGGGCGTCATGGGCTGGGCCGAAGCTCTGATCAAGATGGGCATTTCCTACGACACCGACGACTGCCTGAACATGGCCAAGGAAGTCATGGGCTTTGTGAACGACAAGGCCTTGGAAGCCTCCGAGGTCTTGGCCGAAGAGCGCGGCGCCTTCCCCAACTGGAAAGGGTCGATTTTCGACCCGGACAGCAAGCATTTCCGCGGCGCGGAACACCTGCCCCGGCACTGCGCCCGCACCACCATCGCCCCCACGGGGACCATCGGCCTGGCGGCCGGCCTCCAGGGCGCGGGCATCGAGCCTTTCTTCGCCATCGCCTACACCCGCTACAACGCCAAGGCCTTGGACGCCCTCAAAAAAGGCGAGAAACCCAGCGAATCCGACGTCTTCCACGAAGTGAACCCGCTCTTCCGCGAAGTGGCCCGTCGCAACGGCTACTTCGGCCTGCCGGAAAACGACCTGTGGAAAAAGATCGAAGCCAACCACAAGTCGGTCCGCGGCGTCAAGGAGATCCCCGACCGCTTCCAAAAGCTCTTCGCCTCCTCTCACGACGTGGCCGTGCCGTTCCACGTGCTGATCCAGGCGGCCTTCCAGACCCACACGGACAACGCCGTGTCCAAGACCATCAACATGCCCTCGACCGCCACCCGCGACGACGTCAAGGAAGCCTATTGGCTCTCCTACAAAATGGGGTGCAAGGGCATCACCATCTACCGCGACGGCTCCAAAAGCCAGCAAGTGTTGAACCTGGGCGGCGCCCAGGCCGAGAAGCCCAAGGCCCGGGACGCCTCCCGCGGCATGTCCTCGGAGTACTACGAGATCCGCACCGGCCACGGCGGCCTCCACGTGCACATCGACTACGACGAGGAAGGCCCTTACCGCCTCTTCACCAGTCTCTCGCCCCTCGGGACCGACATTTCGGGCCTGACCAGCGTGGTGGGCATCATGATCTCCAAGTATCTGGAAACCGGCGGGGACCCCAAGCGGATCCTCAAGCACTTGAACTCCGTCAAAGGCGACCGGCCCTTCGGTTTCGGCGCCCAGCGGGTGGATTCCATTCCCCACGCCATCGCCATCGCGCTCCGCACGCACCTTCAAAAACATGGCAAAATGGAGACCCCGCCGACCGAAGCGGCCGGCGGCGAAAAAGGCTTGGAGTTGTGGAACCGTTCCTCCGCGCTCTACTGCCCGGACTGTTTTTCCTCGAACGTCGCCCAACAAAGCGGCTGCACCGGCGTCACCTGCTTCGACTGCGGCCATTCGGAATGCTCGTGA
- a CDS encoding dCTP deaminase, translating into MTVKSDRWIRRMAQEKGMIEPFAEAQKRDGVVSYGLSSYGYDARVGDRFKIFTPRPGDVLDPKNPVPASFVEVTANPYVDLPPHAFALAQTVEYFRIPRNVVTTAYGKSTYARCGLVVNVTPFEPEWEGFVTLSLVNTSDAPVRVYAQEGIAQILFWESDEVCEVSYADRKGKYQKQTAITHARL; encoded by the coding sequence ATGACCGTCAAGTCCGACCGCTGGATCCGACGCATGGCCCAGGAAAAAGGGATGATCGAACCCTTCGCGGAAGCGCAAAAGCGCGACGGCGTCGTTTCCTACGGCCTCTCCAGCTACGGCTACGACGCGCGGGTCGGCGACCGCTTCAAAATCTTCACGCCCCGGCCCGGCGACGTCCTGGACCCCAAGAACCCCGTTCCCGCCTCCTTTGTCGAAGTGACCGCGAACCCGTACGTCGACCTGCCGCCCCACGCTTTCGCCCTGGCCCAGACCGTCGAATATTTCCGCATCCCCCGGAACGTCGTGACCACCGCTTACGGCAAGAGCACCTACGCCCGGTGCGGCCTCGTGGTCAACGTCACGCCCTTCGAGCCGGAATGGGAGGGGTTCGTGACGCTGTCCTTGGTCAACACTTCCGACGCGCCGGTCCGGGTTTACGCCCAGGAAGGCATCGCCCAAATTCTCTTTTGGGAGTCGGACGAGGTCTGCGAAGTGTCCTACGCCGACCGAAAAGGCAAATACCAGAAGCAGACGGCCATCACCCACGCCCGCCTATGA
- a CDS encoding diguanylate cyclase → MSLLDAETQGLVGPADIADLEDRGHRVVDALGGDVSPTDLTRQLIDRLRDEKREQFYSDVLFYLTSERYSENQAYDLWKEILDHKFLTSQKLGRNAGIRVAALDYLLNVRKLILTPRIVNSHDFRRTVRMARTDALTGLYNRRYFMDHTTRVLEAAARVKAPVSLLMTDLDNFKPFNDEHGHQAGDLLLQEIARIVRGCVRASDMVSRYGGDEFALLLPKAAKNEAEAVAEKIRRQIEENCQSVDVTISIGLAQYSVDASAKEDLIAAADELLYRAKEFGGNKVCLFRPIRFRYVEDGPRPTQVAVVGDFNNWNNRAHGLVRQGPGAEWELTVPLKPGRYRYKFLLNNTVWTTDGRADAFESDGFGGQCSVVVVK, encoded by the coding sequence ATGAGCCTCCTGGACGCCGAAACCCAAGGGCTCGTGGGGCCCGCCGACATCGCCGATTTGGAGGACCGCGGCCACCGGGTGGTGGACGCCCTGGGGGGCGACGTGTCGCCCACGGACCTGACGCGCCAATTGATCGACCGCCTGAGAGACGAGAAACGCGAGCAGTTCTACAGCGACGTCCTTTTTTACCTCACCTCCGAACGCTACAGCGAGAACCAGGCCTACGACCTGTGGAAGGAAATCCTGGACCACAAATTTTTGACGAGCCAAAAACTGGGGCGGAACGCCGGGATCCGCGTGGCCGCTTTGGATTATCTGCTGAACGTGCGGAAGCTGATCTTGACCCCGCGCATCGTCAATTCCCACGATTTCCGCCGCACCGTCCGCATGGCCCGCACCGACGCCCTGACCGGCCTCTACAACCGCCGCTATTTCATGGACCACACCACCCGCGTGTTGGAAGCCGCCGCCCGGGTTAAGGCGCCGGTGTCGCTCCTCATGACCGATTTGGACAATTTCAAACCCTTCAACGACGAGCACGGCCACCAGGCCGGGGATTTGCTGCTGCAGGAGATCGCCCGCATCGTCCGGGGCTGCGTGCGGGCCTCCGACATGGTGTCCCGCTACGGCGGCGACGAGTTCGCCCTGCTGTTGCCCAAGGCCGCCAAAAACGAGGCCGAAGCCGTGGCCGAGAAAATTCGGCGCCAAATCGAAGAGAACTGCCAGTCCGTGGACGTCACCATCAGCATCGGCCTGGCCCAATATTCCGTGGACGCCAGCGCCAAGGAAGATTTGATCGCCGCGGCGGACGAATTGTTGTACCGGGCCAAGGAATTCGGCGGCAACAAAGTGTGTCTCTTCCGCCCCATTCGTTTCCGCTATGTGGAAGACGGCCCGCGCCCCACCCAGGTGGCCGTGGTGGGGGATTTCAACAATTGGAACAACCGCGCCCACGGCCTGGTGCGCCAGGGCCCCGGGGCCGAATGGGAACTCACGGTGCCGCTCAAGCCGGGCCGTTATCGCTACAAATTTTTGCTCAACAACACCGTCTGGACCACCGACGGCCGGGCCGACGCTTTTGAAAGCGACGGATTCGGCGGCCAGTGTTCCGTCGTGGTTGTTAAATAA
- a CDS encoding GuaB3 family IMP dehydrogenase-related protein yields MAFFIGRDREARRAYGFDEVALVPGTVTVNPEDADVSTRLGPVKLDIPILASAMDGVVDVEFAIAMGRLGGLAVLNLDGVQTRYENPKPLFKKIAEATPEVATKLVQDIYSKESVKEKLVAQRVKEIKKGGVLCAVSSIPQNAERVGKIAADAGADLFIIQGTVTTARFKSSKGPVVDLAKLCQKLKIPVIIGNVVTYSAALELMETGAAALLVGVGPGAACTSRGVLGLGVPQVTATVDCAAARDFYYKKAGRYVSIITDGGMSTGGDVCKAFASGADAVMVGSVFARAEEAPGRGFHWGMATPHHNLPRGTRVRVGTVGTLKQILHGPASLDDGTQNIVGAIRTCMGTVGATNIKEFQLTEIIIAPEIKHEGKLFQQAQKVGMGKK; encoded by the coding sequence ATGGCATTTTTCATCGGTCGCGACAGGGAGGCCCGCCGGGCCTACGGGTTTGACGAAGTGGCGTTGGTGCCGGGCACGGTGACGGTCAACCCCGAGGACGCGGACGTCTCGACGCGCCTGGGGCCCGTGAAGCTGGACATTCCCATCCTGGCCAGCGCCATGGACGGCGTCGTGGACGTGGAATTCGCCATCGCCATGGGCCGCCTGGGCGGCCTGGCCGTCCTGAACCTGGACGGCGTTCAGACCCGCTACGAAAACCCGAAACCGCTCTTTAAGAAAATCGCCGAAGCCACGCCGGAAGTGGCCACCAAACTCGTCCAAGACATCTACTCCAAAGAGTCGGTCAAAGAAAAGCTCGTGGCCCAGCGGGTGAAGGAGATCAAAAAGGGGGGGGTGCTTTGCGCCGTCTCCTCCATTCCCCAGAACGCCGAACGGGTGGGGAAAATCGCCGCCGACGCGGGGGCCGACCTCTTCATCATCCAGGGCACCGTGACCACGGCCCGCTTTAAATCCTCCAAGGGCCCGGTGGTGGACCTGGCGAAACTCTGTCAGAAGTTGAAGATCCCCGTCATCATCGGGAACGTCGTCACTTATTCCGCCGCTTTGGAACTCATGGAAACCGGCGCCGCCGCCCTCCTGGTGGGCGTGGGGCCCGGCGCCGCCTGCACCAGCCGCGGCGTCCTGGGTCTGGGCGTTCCCCAGGTCACCGCGACCGTGGACTGCGCCGCCGCCCGGGACTTTTACTACAAGAAAGCCGGCCGCTACGTCTCCATCATCACCGACGGCGGCATGAGCACCGGCGGCGACGTTTGCAAAGCCTTCGCCTCGGGCGCCGACGCGGTCATGGTCGGGTCCGTCTTCGCCCGGGCCGAAGAAGCGCCGGGCCGGGGCTTCCACTGGGGCATGGCGACCCCGCACCACAACCTTCCGCGCGGCACCCGCGTGCGCGTGGGCACGGTCGGCACGCTCAAGCAGATCCTGCACGGGCCCGCCTCCCTGGACGACGGCACGCAGAACATCGTGGGGGCCATCCGCACCTGCATGGGCACGGTGGGCGCCACCAACATCAAGGAATTTCAGCTTACCGAAATCATCATCGCTCCGGAAATCAAGCACGAAGGCAAGCTGTTCCAGCAGGCGCAAAAAGTGGGGATGGGGAAGAAATAA
- a CDS encoding signal peptidase I, whose product MESGHSFMGSVITLALIALVLVAFWKVFEKAGRPGWQALVPFYNLYVLCQIVGWPGWYLVFFLIPLVNMVMTVVLQFKVAAVFKKGAGFAIGLILLPIVFLPILGFGDDVYTAPTPKA is encoded by the coding sequence ATGGAATCGGGTCACAGCTTCATGGGTTCGGTCATCACGTTGGCGTTGATCGCGTTGGTGTTGGTGGCGTTCTGGAAGGTCTTCGAAAAAGCGGGCCGTCCGGGGTGGCAGGCCCTTGTGCCGTTCTACAACCTCTACGTCCTCTGCCAGATCGTCGGCTGGCCGGGCTGGTATCTGGTGTTTTTCCTGATCCCCTTGGTCAACATGGTCATGACCGTTGTTCTCCAGTTCAAAGTGGCGGCCGTGTTCAAAAAGGGCGCCGGGTTCGCCATCGGGCTCATCCTCCTGCCCATCGTGTTCCTGCCGATCCTCGGTTTCGGGGACGACGTTTACACGGCGCCGACGCCGAAGGCGTAA
- the guaA gene encoding glutamine-hydrolyzing GMP synthase yields the protein MIIILDFGSQYTQLIARRVREANVFCEIHPFNYSAKKIAASKPSGLILSGGPSSVYDKKAPKPDSDIFGLDIPILGICYGLQVMVTHFGGQVAKAPRREYGPADIQIVHNNGLFDGLSETQPVWMSHGDHAEGLPAGFQTMAKTSNAPYAAVFNPARKFYAVQFHPEVHHTPRGKDILANFLFKVCGEKPDWTMTSFAEEQTRLVREMVGKDKVILGLSGGVDSSVAAALLHKALGKQLHCIFVNNGLLRAGEEERVRKVFGKAQGYITTIVDARKQFLKKLKGVTDPERKRKIIGHEFIAVFEKEAKKHKDAKFLAQGTLYPDVIESVSVKGPSAVIKTHHNVGGLPDRMKMKLVEPLRFLFKDEVRALGKELGLPDEILFRQPFPGPGLAVRVLGDLTEEKLRMAREADWIIEEEVRAAGLYHKLWQAFAVFLPVNSVGVMGDERTYQNAIAVRAVNSVDAMTADWARLPYEVLAKISSRITNEVRGINRVVLDISSKPPATIEWE from the coding sequence ATGATCATCATTCTCGATTTCGGTTCCCAATACACGCAACTGATCGCCCGCCGGGTGCGGGAAGCCAACGTGTTTTGCGAAATCCACCCGTTCAACTATTCGGCCAAAAAAATCGCCGCGTCCAAGCCCAGCGGCCTCATTCTTTCCGGCGGGCCCTCCAGCGTCTACGACAAGAAGGCCCCCAAGCCCGATTCGGATATTTTCGGGTTGGACATCCCCATTTTGGGCATCTGCTACGGTCTTCAGGTCATGGTCACCCATTTCGGCGGGCAAGTGGCCAAGGCGCCCCGGCGGGAATACGGCCCCGCGGACATCCAGATCGTCCACAACAACGGCCTCTTCGACGGGTTGTCGGAAACCCAGCCCGTGTGGATGAGCCACGGCGACCACGCCGAGGGTTTGCCGGCCGGTTTCCAAACCATGGCCAAAACCTCCAACGCGCCCTACGCCGCGGTATTCAATCCCGCGCGCAAATTTTACGCCGTGCAGTTCCACCCGGAAGTCCACCACACGCCCCGGGGCAAGGACATTCTGGCCAACTTCCTCTTCAAGGTTTGCGGGGAAAAACCCGACTGGACCATGACCTCCTTCGCCGAGGAGCAAACACGACTTGTCCGGGAAATGGTCGGGAAGGACAAGGTGATCCTGGGTCTTTCCGGCGGCGTGGACTCCTCCGTGGCGGCGGCCCTCCTGCACAAAGCCCTTGGGAAGCAGCTTCACTGCATCTTCGTCAACAACGGCCTCCTGCGCGCCGGGGAGGAAGAACGGGTTCGAAAAGTCTTCGGCAAGGCCCAGGGCTACATCACCACCATCGTCGACGCCCGAAAACAATTTTTGAAGAAACTCAAAGGCGTCACCGACCCCGAGCGCAAACGGAAAATCATCGGGCACGAATTCATCGCGGTGTTTGAAAAAGAGGCCAAAAAGCACAAAGACGCCAAGTTCCTGGCCCAGGGGACGCTGTACCCGGACGTGATTGAAAGCGTCTCGGTCAAAGGGCCCTCCGCGGTCATCAAAACCCACCACAACGTGGGCGGCCTGCCCGACCGGATGAAAATGAAACTGGTGGAGCCCCTGCGGTTTCTTTTTAAAGACGAAGTACGGGCCCTGGGCAAGGAACTGGGCCTGCCGGACGAAATCCTTTTCCGCCAGCCCTTCCCCGGCCCTGGATTGGCCGTGCGCGTTCTGGGGGACCTCACCGAGGAAAAACTGCGCATGGCCCGGGAGGCCGATTGGATCATTGAGGAGGAAGTCCGGGCCGCCGGGTTGTACCACAAGCTGTGGCAGGCCTTCGCGGTCTTTCTCCCTGTCAACAGCGTGGGCGTCATGGGGGACGAGCGGACCTACCAAAACGCCATCGCCGTCCGGGCCGTTAATTCCGTGGACGCCATGACGGCGGACTGGGCCCGCCTGCCCTACGAGGTGTTGGCCAAAATTTCTTCCCGCATCACCAACGAAGTCCGGGGCATCAATCGGGTCGTGCTGGACATCTCCTCCAAGCCGCCCGCCACGATTGAGTGGGAGTAG